From Vigna unguiculata cultivar IT97K-499-35 chromosome 5, ASM411807v1, whole genome shotgun sequence, the proteins below share one genomic window:
- the LOC114184707 gene encoding uncharacterized protein LOC114184707 — MKEFLSKKKKYIEEETIKVQGSCSAIIQKNLPPKFKDPGSFTIPCTIGNQDMGKALVDLGASINLMPLSMLKKIGGLEAKPTRMTLQLADSSIKYPYGVVEDVVVQIDNLKFPVDFVVMEMEKDEGVPLILGRPFMKTTKVVINVDDGTLKLKDQDEEVTFNVLEAVQEPIDEQNSLKVVNEVLSVTSRPWQASKLLEKCSNCFSAKVNEEKE; from the coding sequence ATGAAGGAATTCCTtagcaaaaagaagaaatacatAGAAGAGGAAACCATTAAAGTGCAAGGGAGTTGTAGTGCCATTATTCAGAAAAATCTTCCTCCAAAATTCAAGGATCCGGGTAGCTTCACCATCCCCTGCACCATTGGAAATCAAGATATGGGGAAAGCTCTTGTTGACTTAGGGGCTAGCATTAATCTGATGCCCCTATCTATGCTTAAAAAGATTGGTGGCCTCGAAGCCAAGCCAACAAGGATGACCTTGCAACTAGCAGATAGCTCCATCAAGTACCCTTATGGCGTGGTGGAAGATGTGGTGGTGCAAATAGATAATCTTAAATTCCCAGTTGATTTTGTGGTGATGGAAATGGAGAAAGATGAAGGGGTACCACTCATTCTTGGGAGGCCATTCATGAAGACAACAAAGGTTGTTATCAATGTGGATGATGGAACGCTAAAATTGAAAGACCAAGATGAGGAGGTGACGTTCAATGTTCTTGAAGCTGTTCAAGAACCGATTGATGAACAAAATAGTCTTAAGGTCGTCAATGAAGTCTTATCTGTGACTAGTAGACCTTGGCAAGCTTCAAAGTTGCTTGAAAAGTGCTCTAATTGTTTCTCTGCGAAAGTGAATGAAGAGAAGGAATAG